The genomic stretch GCCTTGCTGACGGCTCCGCTCGGCGCCCTGTCGCCTCTCCTGGCCGCACCGGCTCTGGCCAGCGTCATCGCCATCGCGGTGCTGTTGGCAATCGACGCCAGACGGACCCGACCGCCCAGGCGACTGCGAGGGTGGGCGCCCATGTTCCGCGCGGGCGTGGCCATTCTTCACGTCCTCCAGCCCATCGTCCGCTGGTGGGCCCGCGCTCGGGTCGGAGGAGCAGCGCGGAAGCGAGTCCCATCGGCCGAGCGCCTGCCCGGGCCGGCGCGCCGCATCGGCCGCGGCGTGCTCCTCCTGCCCGCCACCGTGCCACGGCCGCAGCTGGCCGCCGCAGTGGTGCTCACCGTCCGGCGGGCCGGGCTACGGGTCGCGCCGGCAACGGGCTGGGAGGCCTACGACGCCAAGATGACAGGCTCTGCCCTGGTGACGGGGGAACTGGTCACCAGCGCCCACCCCGAGGGGAGCGTCCAGATCCGCGTCCGCCGCAGAGTGCGTCGGGCGGGCGTGCTGACCTCGCTGGTAGCGACGGGAGTGCTCCTCGGTCTGGCTCCGCCGCTGGCGGCTGTCGTCGCCGCGATCGCCGTCGTCGAAGTTGGCAGAGGTCTGTGGCGGACCGGGCCCCTCGTGGTCCGTGTCGTCGAGGAGGCGGCCCGGTGAGCCGCCGGGCCCTCGTGCTGGGCGTGGGTGGGTTCCTCGGTTCGCACCTGGCCCGGTACCTGCTCACCGACGGCTGGGTCGTCACCGGCGTGGTTCGGGATCTCGACGATCCCCACGTCGCCACGCGGCTCGGCTCGATCGTGGCCGACGTGCAGCTCGTGGCCGGCGACGCCACCGACTCCGATCTCCTGGGGCGTTTGGTCCAGGACCTGGACGCCGTGTTTCCCTTCGCTGGCCACTCGGGCGCATCCCGCAGCTTGCGCGAGCCCTTCGACGACCTTGTCGGCAATGCTGGCGGCCAGCTGGCGCTGCTGGAGGCCCTGCGTCGTCACAACCAGGGCGCGCGAGTGGTGTTCCCCGGGTCGCGCCTGCAGTACGGCCTTGCCGGCCACCTGCCGGTCGGCGAGGATCACCCGCAGCAACCCGTCAGCCTCTACGGGCTCCACAAGATGATGGGCGAGCACTACCACCGCCTCTATCACGACCTCTACGGGCTACCGACGTGCTCGCTGCGGATCTCCAACCCGTACGGACCCGGCCAGGACCGCCCGGACCGGGCATTCGGCGTCGTGGGCAACTTCCTCGCCACCGCAGCAGCAGGAGGGGACATCGCCGTCTACGGCGGCGGTACGCAGCTGCGGGACTACGTCCACGTTGACGACGTTGTCGAGCTGTGCGCCATTGCCGCCACCCACCCGGCTGCAATAGGCGAAGCCTTCAACGCGGGCGGCCCGGCACCAGTGTCGATCCGGGAGATGGCCGAGGCAGTGGTTCGAGCGGTGGGCCGCGGGCGAGTGGCCGCGGCGCCGTGGCCGGCCATGGAGGCGGCAGTCGAGACCGGTGACTACGTCAGCGACCTCCGCCGGGTCCACGCCAGTCTCGGGTGGCAGCCTCAAGTCGGCCTCGAGACCGGGTTGGCCGGGACCTGGGAGGCACTGGCGCCCATGCTGACCCAGGCGGTCTGAGCGGCGTGCGCATCGGAGCGCCTCTCGTCGCTGTCGCAGCGGTCGGTCTTGCTGGGATTGTCAACGTCGTAGGAGCACTCAATGGCTGGCGGCGAAGATCCCCGGCGGCGGCCGGACTCTCGGTCGAGCGCCGGCTGCTCGTCTACCTCATGCCCTATTGGCCGGCCGTCCTGGTCGCCTTAGGCATCGGCGCCGCGTCGGTCGTCGTCGGGCTGGCCAAGCCGTGGCCGACCAAGATCCTGGTCGACAATGTCCTCGGTCGGCATCCCTTCCACGGACTGGGACCTCAACCGACGCTGGCCCTCACCGTGGCGGCGACACTCCTGCTCTTCGCCGGCTCAGCCGCGCTCGGGGTGCTCCAGACCCGGGTGGTGTACGGGCTGGCACAACGGCTCATCGAAGACATGAGAGGCCGATTGTTCGGCCATCTCACCCGGCTGTCGCTCCGCTACCACGACACCGCCGGAGCGGGGGACGGCATCTACCGAGTCACCACTGACACCTATGCAGTCCAGGCCGTCCTGCTCAACGGGCTGCTCCCCACCGCCACGGCGCTGCTCACGCTGATCGGCACCTTGTTGGTGATGCTGAAGCTCGACGTCGAGCTGACCCTGGTGGCCGTGGTTTCGACACCGTTGGCCCTCGTGGTCACATCTCGCTTCGGTGGCCGGATCCGCTCGTTCGCCCTCGTCCACGCCCAGCGCGAGTCCGAGGTCTACGCCCAGGCGGAGCAGACCCTCGGAGGCATCCGGACCGTCCAGGCATTTGCCCGCCAGCAATACGAGACCGACCGCTTCCGCGGGCGGGTGACCGCCTCCCGCCAAGCGATGATGCGCTTGGTGAGTCTCCAGACCGTCTTCGGAATCAGCGTAAACGGCGTGCTGGCGGCCGGCATGGGTCTGGTCACCTTGCTGGCCGCCGAGCAGGCCCTATCGGGCCGGCTGTCTACTGGCGAGGTGCTCGTGTTCATCACCTACGCCGGAAGCCTCTACTCTCCGGTGTCGGGGCTCTCCACGGTTTTCGCCGATCTGCAGCAAGCCGCCGCCAACGCCTATCGAGTCTTCCACGTGCTCGACCAGCCCCAGCCCGAGGAGCCCGACCGGCCGGTACCGACGCCAACACGCTCCGCCGGGATCGTGGCCTTCCATAACGTGAGCTTCAGCTACCGGCGGGGCCAGCCCGTACTGCACGGCGTGAGCTTCGACGTCCGGTCTGGGGAGCTGGCGGCGCTGGTCGGTCCCACTGGCGCGGGCAAGTCCACCATCGCCAGCCTGCTACTGCGTATGTACGACCCGACCCGGGGCCGGATCACCCTCGACGGGATCGACGTGCGCCACGTCAGATCGGAGTGGCTGCGTGAGCAGGTGGCGTTCGTCCCCCAGGACCCCGTCTTGTTCCCAGACAGTGTGCGCGAGAACATCCGCTATGGACGTCTCGACGCCACCGACGCCGAAGTGGAGCAGGCGGCGCGCGACGCCAACATCTTCGACGAGCTGGTAACTCAGGCCGATGACCTCGACACCGCCGTGGGTGACCGAGGGGTCATCCTGTCGGGAGGACAACGTCAGCGAGTGGCGCTGGCCCGGGCCTTCCTGCGCGACGCGCCGGTGGTCCTGCTGGACGAGCCGACCAGCGCGCTGGATGCCGGGACCGAGGCCCTCATCATGGACGCCGTCGAGAGGCTCACCCGGTACCGCACCTGCGTAGTAATTGCCCACCGGCTAGCCACGGTCAAGCGGGCCGATCAGGTGCTGGTAGTGCAGGGCGGGAGGATCGTCCAGTCCGGCGCCCACGCGCGGTTGATCCGCGTTTCCGGTCTGTACCGGGACCTGCACGAGGCGCGCTTCGGGCGCGAGCCCGGGCCCGAGGCGCGAGTCGGCCGATCCACGACGGTTACCAACGGTTCCAAGCGTCGTCTCAACGGGTCCAAACGCTATGCGACGAGCTCCGCGGCGCAGCCTGCCGGAGCCGCACCGTTGGCGGGCGGGCGCCCGTGACCAGCGTGGTGGTGTGCGGCATCGCCGGCTACTTCCCCCTCGCGGGTGTGGCTCTGCACTACCTGCAATACTGCCTCGGCTTCCGAGATCTAGGTGTCGAGGTCTCCTACCTCGAGGACAATCAGGCCTGGCCGCTGCACCCCGACACGCGCGATCCCGATGGCACGGCCGCCTATACCGTGGCGTGGCTGACCGAGCTTTTCGGCCGCTTCGAGCTGCCATGGGCCTACCGGGACCCCTCGGGGGACTGGCACGGGGCCACCGGAGCCGAGGTCCACGCCCGGTGTGCCCGAGCCGATCTGCTCCTCAACGTCAGTGGGGGTAGCACCCTGGGCGAACACCACCGCCGAGCAGGGCTGGTGGCTTACGTGGACACTGACCCCGCCTTTACTCAGGTCGCGGCCGAGCAGCACAAGGGCGTGAGGGACTGGATCGCCCGCCACGACCTGCATTTCACGTTCGCCGAGCTGTACGGACGTCCGGAGTGCCGGCTGCCCTCGGGGGGGTTCCGATGGATCACCACCCGGCAGCCGGTATGGCTGCCGTTCTGGAACCACACACGCGACCGACCCGGGACGGATTACACGACCGTGATGCACTGGGCCCCCTATGGAGTCGCGCACTGGGACGGCGAGGAGTGGGGCCAGAAGAACGCCGAGTTCCCGTTGGTCCTCGACCTTCCCGGCCGGACAGGCGCATCCTTCGAGGTGGGCCTCGATGCGAGCGTCGACGGCAACGCCCCCGTCGAGGAGATCCGGCAAGCCGGATGGCGGGTGGTGGACCCCCGCGTGCCGACCCGCACGATATGGAGTTTCCGCGACTACATCGCGGCCAGCCGCGGCGAGGTCACAGTGGCCAAGCAGGGTTACGTACGCTCACGGAGCGGCTGGTTCTCCGAACGCGGCGCCAACTACCTCGCCGCCGGTCGGCCCGTGATTGCCCAGGACACCGGGTGGGGCGAGCACGACCTGCTTCCGACGGGCCAGGGGCTTTTCCCGTTCTCCACTACCGAGGAGGCCGCGGCCGCGGTCGAAGCCGTGAACGCCGATGCTGACAAGCATGCCCAAGCCGCCCGAAGTCTCGCCGCCCGGGAGTTCGACGCGTCCAAGGTGCTGGCCCGCATGCTCTCAGACGCCGGAGTCGACTGAGTGAGGACGGCCGGACGAATCAAAGGGAAGGACGGAAAATGCGAGTAGTGGTGAGCGGCTGGGTGGCGCCGTTCCCCGTTGCCGGCTTCCTGTGGCACGCGGTCTCCTACGCGTTGGGCTTCCGGGACCTCGGCCACGAGGTCTGGTACGTAGAAGATCCCGGCTGGACCGCCGACCGCGGCTTCGATCCCCTCACCCGGCTGCCCGATCCCGACTGCGACGCCGGTGCGCGCTTTCTAGCCGAGGAACTCGATCGGATAGGCCTGACGGGGCGCTGGGCGCTCCGCCATCCGAGCGGGAGGGTCTCTGGCCTCAGCGCTTCAGAGCTAGACGAGGTGCTGCGGGGAGCCGATCTACTCGTGAACGTCTCGCTGCTCCTTCCCGACCGGCCGGAGTACCGCTGCATCCCGCACCGCTTCGCCATAGACACCGACCCCGTCTTTACCCAGGTCGGGGTGGCCAGGGGTTGGGACGTGGCCGAACGCCACACCAGGCTGTTCACCTTCGGGCGTGCGCCACTGCCGGGCCAGCAGCCCGCCCACGAGTGGGTACCTACGCGACAGGCGGTCCATGCCGAGTCGTGGCCGGTGGCGCCGCCGTCCCGGCCCGGCGACCCCTTCACCACAGTCACCTCTTGGCAGGCCTTCTCGAAGCCGCTGGTCTTCGAGGGTCGCGAATACGGCATGAAGGACCGGTCGATCCGGGAACACCTCGACCTGCCCGGGCGCACCGCCGTACCTATCGAGATCGGCCTGGCCGGGGGCGAGGGCGCCGAGGAAGGCGGCCCGGTCCTGGCCGCCCACGGGTGGCGGATTACCGACGCCCTGGCCGCTACCCGCTCCAGCGTCGACTACCGGACGTTCGTCTCCAACAGCGCTGGGGAGATCGGCTTCGCCAAGCACGCCTACGCGGTGGCGCGCTGCGGGTGGTTCTCCGACCGCACCTGCTGCTACCTGGCCTCCGGGCGCCCAGCCGTGGTGCAGGACACTGGCTGGGTCGACTGGCTCCCCAACGGCGACGGCATCCTCGCGTTCCGCACGACGGCCGAGGCGGCAGCCGGCCTCGAGAAGGTGGCAGCCGATCCTGAGCGTCACGCGGCGGCCGCTCGCAAACTGGCCGAGGAGCATTTCGACGCCGCCGGGGTATGTGCTGGGCTGCTGGAGGCAGGCATATGAGCACGGCGGCCGGATGACCGGGGGCGGCCCATGAACGTGGTCGTCAGCGGCTACTACGCCGGCTTCCCCGTAGCGGGCCTGTTCTGGCACGCGGTTTCGTTCGCGCTGGGGTTCACCGAACTTGGCCATCAGGTCTGGTACCTGGAGGACTCCGGGGACGTCCCCTGGGGTTTCGATTTCGAACGGCTCGACTTCGACCACGACTGCCGTTACGGCGTCCGCCGCCTGGCTGCCGAGATGGACGCCGTCGGCATGGGGGATCGTTGGGTCTACCGCCACGTGCCCACCGATCGCTGGGACGGCCTCGGCCGCGACCGCGCCATGGACGTCCTGGCCGGCGCCGACGTGCTGGTGAACGTCTCGCTCTCGGCACCGATGCGTCCGGAGTACTTGCACATTCCACATCGCCTCGCCGTTGACACCGACCCCGTGTTCAACCAGGTGCGTATGCGCACGAGTACCACACCGACGGCCACGGTGGCCGATACCCATACCCGCCTGTTTACGTTCGGTCGGCCTCCCCTCCCGGCTCCTCGGCCCGGCGACGAGTGGTTGCCGACCCGCCAGCCTGTGGTTTCCCGCCTGTGGCCGGTGGCCGGTCCGCCCGAGCCCGATGCACCTTTCACGACCGTCACCCACTGGGAGGCCTACCCCGGGATCAGCTGGGACGGCGTGTACTACGGGACCAAGGGCGACACCATGCGCGAGTACGCCGATCTTCCCCACCGCACGGGCGTACCACTGTCGCTGGCTCTCGGCGGCAGCGCCAGGGCTCAGCGCACAATGACCGGAGGGGGTTGGCACGTGCGCGAGCCCGTCGGGGTGAGCGAGAAGACCACCGACTACCGGGCCTGGATAGCAGCGAGCGCCGGGGAGATCGGCTTCGCCAAGCACGGCTACGTGACGGCCCGGTCTGGGTGGTTCTCCGACCGCACCTGCTCCTACCTAGCCTCCGGTCGCCCGGCGGTCGTGCAGGACACCGGCTGGAGCGAATGGCTGCCCGAGGGTGAGGGGGTGCTGGCCTTCTCCGACCCGGCCCAGGCCGCGGCGGCCCTGGAGGAGGTGGCCGCCGACCCAGGGCGCCACGCCCGCGCCGCCCGAAAGCTGGTGGAAGAGCACTTCGAGGCCGAGCACGTGTGCGCGGCGATGCTGGAAGCGCTTTGACCCCCGACGCTCCCGCCCGCCCGGTGGCAGTGGTCGTGGGCTACCTAGTCCGCTATCCGCTGGCCGGCATGGCGTGGGTCAACCTCAATTGGATGCTCGGCCTGCGCGACCTCGGCTTCGAACCTGTGTTCATGGAGGCGGCGGTGACTGAGCAAGCCTGCTGGGACGTCGACGCCGGCGCTCTGACCGACGATGCCGGCTACGGGACCCGCTTCCTCGAAGACGCCTTGGCAGCCGTCGGACTGGCCGGTACTCGCTGGTGGTACCGGGGTGGGGGGCGAAACTGGGGCATGTCCGCCGACGAGGCGGAGGCCGTTCTCGAGTCCAGCGCCGTACTGGTCAATGTCGGAGCGTCGTCATGGTGCCGGGCCTTCGAGCGGGCTCCCCGGCGCGTCCTGGTCGACTGCGACGCCCCCCTGACCCAGCTCAAGCTGGCCGAGGGACGTGAGCCGCTCACGACGATGGTCGCGGCCCACGACACCCTCGCCACCTCGGCGGTGAACCTGGCCGAAGCCGGAGGCGGCCCTTTCCCTACCGGCGGTCGGCAGTGGATCCCCGTGGTGCCTCCCGTGCACCTGAACTCCTGGCCGGCCGTGGCCATGCCCGCCCGAGGTCGCTGGACGACCGTCACCTCTTGGAGCACAGGCGCTACCGTCCGCCACGAAGGTGTCGTCTACGGCCAGAAGGACCGGCAGTACGAACGGCACATGGCCCTGCCGGCGATGGTCGAGGCGGAGCTAGAGCTGGCGGTAGCGTCCAATGCCCCTGTTGGGCGACTGGTGTCGGAGGGCTGGCGGGTCATCGATCCGGTGCCGGTCACCCGCACTCTGGACGCTTTGGCCACCTACGTGCGTGGGTCACGGGGCGAGCTCGCTGTGGCCAAGGAAGGCTTCGTGGTCGCCCGCACCGGCGCCATGAATGACCGGTCGCTCCTCTACCTGTCATCAGGGCGCCCCGTGGTGTGCTCCGACGTCGGTCTCGATTGGCTACCCGTCGGGGAGGGCCTGCTCACCTTCTCCGGGTCGGAGGACGCTGCTAGCGCCATCCGCACCGTCGACAACGAGCCCGAGCGCCATGCCAAGGCAGCCCGGGCCTTGGCTGAGCGGTTCGCGGCAGCCGCCGTCGTAGGCAGGCTGCTCGCCGACGCGGACGTCGCCCCATGAAGGCCGTGGTCTGCGGCGTAATGGCCACCTGGCCGGTCGGCGGGGTGGCCTGGGACTACCTGCAGTACGTCCTCGGTCTGGAGGAGCTCGGCTTCGAGGTCACCTACCTGGAAGACGCCGGCCTCGCCGGCTACGAGCCGGTGGAGCGCTGCTATACCGAGGATCTGGCCGGGGGCGTGGCCTTCCTGCAGTCCACCCTGGCCGACAACGCGGCCGGGATAGCCGGCAGCGGCCGCTGGCACGTGCGCGGTCCGGACGGACAGACGTGGGGGATGGACCCGTCGGCCCTGATCGAGACGGTCGCGGGCGCCGATGTGTTCCTCAACGTCTCGGGCATGTGCCTGCTGCGCGAGGAGTACTTGGAGAGCCGGTGCAAGGTTCTCATCGACACCGACCCGGGCTGGAATCACTTCGTGGTATTCCCCCGCCACGACGCGGGCATGCTGTGGCCGGGCACGTCCGGTTTCCGGGCCCATGACAGGTTCTTCACCTACGCGGCCCGCACCGGACGACCCGGGTGCCAGCTCCCTGACCTGGGCCTCCAGTGGGAGGCCTTGCTGCCGCCGGTAGTGACCAGCCGGTGGACGGCGCGGCCCGCCGGGCGGCGCTGGACCACGGTGCTCACCTGGGACAACTACGCCGGCGTCGTCGAGCACTGCGGTCGTCGCTACGGTTCGAAGGGTCCGGAGTTGGCCCGTATTGAGGACTTGCCGGCCCTCACCGGCCTGGAGCTGGAGCTGGCCGTAGGCGGCGTCGATCCGCCGGTCGAACGCTGGCAGAGCAGGGGTTGGTCGGTCGTGGACGGGCCGTCTGCCAGCCGCACCGCCGACAGCTACCGCGGATACGTGTCGGGCTCGCGCGGCGAATGCAGCGTGGCCAAGCAGATCTACACGGCGACCGGCTCGGGATGGTTCAGCTCCCGGTCGGTCTGCTACCTGGCAGCGGGCCGTCCCGCCGTTCTACAGGACACCGGTTGGAGCGAGGGCCTTCCCAACGGGCGCGGGTTGCTTTCCTTCGACGACGCCGAAGGCGCAACGCGGGCCCTACGGACGGTCGAACGCGACTACGAGCGTCACGCGGTCGCCGCCCGGGAGATGGCGGAGGAGCACTTCGCCGCTTCGGTGGTGCTGGGCCGCTTGCTCGACCGGGTGGGCGCCTGAGTGGAGGAAGGAACCGCCAGCGGCGACGGACCGATGGCCCGCCCTCTGCCGCCGCTCGAGGATCTGACGGGCGCCTGGGACTACCGGACCGTGCCGCCCAACGTGATCGTCGGGGAGGGGTGCTACATCGAGCGCCGGGATAGCTTGGCATCCTTCCGCAGTCGGCGTCATCCCGGCCTGGTGCTCGGCCAGCGGGTGGTCGTGTACACCTGGGCCGGCTTCGGCGTAGAGGAGGGTGGGCTGCTCGAGGTCGGCGACGATTGCGTGCTCGTGGGACCGCTGTTCATGTGTGCCAACCACATCCGCCTCGGCGAGCGGGTGGTGATCTCCTACAACGTCACCGTGGCCGACTGCGACTTTCACCCGCTGAACGTGGAGGCCCGGCGGCGGGACGCTGTGGCTCTTGCTCCGGGAGGCGACCGCTCGAGCCGGCCCCTCATCGACACCGCGCCCGTGCTGATCGAGGACGACGCCTGGATCGGTATCGGTGCCACCGTCCTGAAGGGCGTAACCATCGGGGCCGGGGCCCGAGTGCAGGCAGGCTCGATTGTGACCTCCGACGTAGCGGCCGGCACCAGAGTCCAAGGCAACCCGGCTCGTCCGATCGGCCCGTGACTGCACCCGTTCTCGAGCACGACTGGTATCCGGCCCCGGTCCCGGCCAACGTGGAGGTGGGCCCGGGCAGCTGGTTGTACTCGGCCTTCGCGTTCTTGCACTACCGGAGCCAACGCCCGGTGGGGCTGCGAGTCGGCCGCAACACCGGCATCTATATCGACACCCTGTTCGACCTGGGCCCGCACGGCGAAGTGGATATCGGGGACCACTGCACCTTGGCCGGGCCGATCTTCTGTACGAGGGGTCGGGTGGCGATCGGAAACAGAGTCCTGATCTCCTCCAGGGTGCTGGTCGCGGACGACCCGTTCTCGTGCCCACCCGGCAACCACGTCCCGGACCTGGGGGCCGGCCATTCCCCTCCCGCCGTCGTCGAGATCGGGGACGACGCCTGGATCGGCACCGGCGCCACGTTGCTGGCCGGCGCCCGGATCGGGGCCGGCGGCATCGTCGGCGCCGCCACCGTCGTGGACTTCGAGGTCCCGGAGATGACGATCGTGGGCGGCGACCCGGCCCGGATCATCGGTCGCTCCGACTGAATAGTGCTTGCCGCTGCCCTCATAACGCGGCCGTTCCTGCCTCGCCGGCTCATGCCTGGCCGCGCTCGGGGCCTTGAACGCGGTCGAGCAGCTCCACCATGACGGGGACCGAGCCCGCCACCGGGCCGGTGGTGAGCTCCTCATGCACCTCCAGGGCAGCGGCCAGCTGCCGACCACCCGATCCGGGAGCGGACCGAGCCGAGCTGCGGCGCAGCGCAGGCTCGACGAAGGCGCTCAGCTCGTCAACAAGGGCGGCACCGGGAGGCTCCAAGCCTAAATGACTCGCGACCGCGCCGAGCGTTCCGCCGATAGCGGAGAACCAGTCCTCGTAACGCACGGCGAGCGCATCGGGTGCGTTCACCACAGCGGCCGCCGTGTAGCGAAGCCACAGCTGGGCGCCCTCCTCGGGGCTGAGGCCGTCCCGCCGAGTCAGGGAATCGACCACCTCGCGGGGGTCGCGCACCGAGATGACTGTTCGGTCCACCGCCGCCGCGTAGCGCCAAAACGGCAGCAACAGGCACAAGCGTGGGTCCTTG from Acidimicrobiales bacterium encodes the following:
- a CDS encoding NAD-dependent epimerase/dehydratase family protein produces the protein MSRRALVLGVGGFLGSHLARYLLTDGWVVTGVVRDLDDPHVATRLGSIVADVQLVAGDATDSDLLGRLVQDLDAVFPFAGHSGASRSLREPFDDLVGNAGGQLALLEALRRHNQGARVVFPGSRLQYGLAGHLPVGEDHPQQPVSLYGLHKMMGEHYHRLYHDLYGLPTCSLRISNPYGPGQDRPDRAFGVVGNFLATAAAGGDIAVYGGGTQLRDYVHVDDVVELCAIAATHPAAIGEAFNAGGPAPVSIREMAEAVVRAVGRGRVAAAPWPAMEAAVETGDYVSDLRRVHASLGWQPQVGLETGLAGTWEALAPMLTQAV
- a CDS encoding acyltransferase; protein product: MEEGTASGDGPMARPLPPLEDLTGAWDYRTVPPNVIVGEGCYIERRDSLASFRSRRHPGLVLGQRVVVYTWAGFGVEEGGLLEVGDDCVLVGPLFMCANHIRLGERVVISYNVTVADCDFHPLNVEARRRDAVALAPGGDRSSRPLIDTAPVLIEDDAWIGIGATVLKGVTIGAGARVQAGSIVTSDVAAGTRVQGNPARPIGP
- a CDS encoding acyltransferase, which codes for MTAPVLEHDWYPAPVPANVEVGPGSWLYSAFAFLHYRSQRPVGLRVGRNTGIYIDTLFDLGPHGEVDIGDHCTLAGPIFCTRGRVAIGNRVLISSRVLVADDPFSCPPGNHVPDLGAGHSPPAVVEIGDDAWIGTGATLLAGARIGAGGIVGAATVVDFEVPEMTIVGGDPARIIGRSD
- a CDS encoding glycosyltransferase gives rise to the protein MNVVVSGYYAGFPVAGLFWHAVSFALGFTELGHQVWYLEDSGDVPWGFDFERLDFDHDCRYGVRRLAAEMDAVGMGDRWVYRHVPTDRWDGLGRDRAMDVLAGADVLVNVSLSAPMRPEYLHIPHRLAVDTDPVFNQVRMRTSTTPTATVADTHTRLFTFGRPPLPAPRPGDEWLPTRQPVVSRLWPVAGPPEPDAPFTTVTHWEAYPGISWDGVYYGTKGDTMREYADLPHRTGVPLSLALGGSARAQRTMTGGGWHVREPVGVSEKTTDYRAWIAASAGEIGFAKHGYVTARSGWFSDRTCSYLASGRPAVVQDTGWSEWLPEGEGVLAFSDPAQAAAALEEVAADPGRHARAARKLVEEHFEAEHVCAAMLEAL
- a CDS encoding ABC transporter ATP-binding protein, yielding MRIGAPLVAVAAVGLAGIVNVVGALNGWRRRSPAAAGLSVERRLLVYLMPYWPAVLVALGIGAASVVVGLAKPWPTKILVDNVLGRHPFHGLGPQPTLALTVAATLLLFAGSAALGVLQTRVVYGLAQRLIEDMRGRLFGHLTRLSLRYHDTAGAGDGIYRVTTDTYAVQAVLLNGLLPTATALLTLIGTLLVMLKLDVELTLVAVVSTPLALVVTSRFGGRIRSFALVHAQRESEVYAQAEQTLGGIRTVQAFARQQYETDRFRGRVTASRQAMMRLVSLQTVFGISVNGVLAAGMGLVTLLAAEQALSGRLSTGEVLVFITYAGSLYSPVSGLSTVFADLQQAAANAYRVFHVLDQPQPEEPDRPVPTPTRSAGIVAFHNVSFSYRRGQPVLHGVSFDVRSGELAALVGPTGAGKSTIASLLLRMYDPTRGRITLDGIDVRHVRSEWLREQVAFVPQDPVLFPDSVRENIRYGRLDATDAEVEQAARDANIFDELVTQADDLDTAVGDRGVILSGGQRQRVALARAFLRDAPVVLLDEPTSALDAGTEALIMDAVERLTRYRTCVVIAHRLATVKRADQVLVVQGGRIVQSGAHARLIRVSGLYRDLHEARFGREPGPEARVGRSTTVTNGSKRRLNGSKRYATSSAAQPAGAAPLAGGRP